The genomic region GATTCTATCTCTTCATAATATCTAAAATGATAATGCCACTGTTCAATTGTACCGCATAGTATTAATGAGAATAATAATTTATCTTTTCTCTAATAATATTCGTATCAAGGTCAAGAATCGTTGTAACATTACTCTGTACACTACTAGACTTGAATATTGCTTCCCAAGGaattaaataaaaaagtaaCATTATGGATTTTTCTTACGAGACAGTGATCATTGACCGCAGCGTGAAAATATGATCTGTTGCTCGTGGTTTCAGCTGCAACGTAACTTTTTACATGTACGTGTAACTCACTTTTGTCCTACTTATTCACGATCACTTTCTCGCGCTCGTACACGTGCTACGAACAAATCTACTCACGATCGGTTTTTATGTTGATACCTCGTCAAAATAAAAATTAGATTTTACCAGTATTAAACAAATGAAAAGACCACAAGTACCACTGTTTCGCGCACGATCGCTTGTCGGTCACCGAGAATTTCGATCGTTTCACTTTGAAAACTTCCCGtggagatatcgcgtctttcaCTGAAAATAAGATTGCACACGTTGCGCGTATGATCGGACAATGGCTATATCGGAACGACAATAAAGCGATAACGGCACCTAGTCCGATGGATAAGATAAGGCTATAAAAGATGCGTAGTATGGAAATATCCATTACAGTTCTGTTGGCGGAGGTGGTGTATCTACCCTTATTGCTTGCGAGTTACTTTCGGACGTTCACGAGCTTTGCGCGAAGAGAATCGACGGCGACGAACTCGTCGAATTGAAGAAGTATTTGGCACAAGATCGTGGTTGGCGTTGCTTGGCCGTTCTACAGCTTCTCGGCGTACGCGGTCTTTCTTGTGGTCGCGAGCTGGTAGCTTTACTCGTGGCTTTGTATCCGGTCGCCCTTCAAGAGGGAACGAGCAATAAAACAGCGCCTGCCTCATCGAACGGATCCGCAAATTCTACGGCGATCGCCGCTGTGCGCAATCCCTATGTAAAATTCTACTGTAACGACGACACCGTCGACACGGTAGATATCGTGCCGCACGTGAAACGTAAAGCGGCAAGATCTAATCGAAACGTTGTTTCCCACGAGGGCAATGTACCGTCTAGAAGAAGGACGAGTCATAGATATAGTATCGGTGCCAAGGTGCCGGTCCACCACAAGCAAAGATCGTTTGGAGTGCTCGAAGCGCGCCGTAACACGCCGGAAAGCGCGAGCAGCGAGTCCGAATTGCTGACGGACGGTGTAGATCAGGCACGATCGCTCACGCTCAAGATCCGCCTGAACCCTATGGATTTCGAGTACTTTACTTCCGTCGTTAGAAGTGACGAGGAGCAGAAGTGGCAAGCGGCCCTTTACGAGTTACCTGTCCGGCCAGCGAAGAAAACTCCGAGAGATTACGTAGACGAGAGAATCAAGGATGTTCTAGATGCCAAGATTAGCAACTTTGAGACGAGCCTTTTGATCATTCAATTGCTCCAAGGCCTACGAGATTACGATACACCCGCGGAACAAACACCGGCTGTACAGGTTCTAAAGTTTGCCTTGGATACGTTATGGTCACTGCAATTCGGTATAGACGGTACTGGTTTAACGGGCACGGAATGCGCCACGTTAAAAGCTGCGGCTGCGAGGCTCATGCTCACGGCACTGGAACGCGTATTGAGAGCGAACGAACCAACTACCGCTGTCATTCACAACGGTCTGTTGCCGATGACTCTGAGATTGCTCGAGGATGCTTGCAGCAAACCGGTGAACGTCCTCTCGCCGGAGGAAGGCTCTCTTCTGCAGGAGTACATATTCGCCACTATTTACGGAATCATAACTTTCCTTTATTGTCTACTGCACCAGCAAGGCACCGTGATTGAGAAACTATCAGATTTTCTGGAACTGTTTCAATTGTTCACAGAAAGTCAGGATGGGAAGCTCGTCGAGAGAACGATCTTTGCGATCGTCGACCTGCCCAGCGTCGATCCAGCGAGATCGGTGAGCCGTGCCAAAAAGGTCATCGATATGATAGGCGCGCTGACCAGCGGTTTAAAATCCGTTCGGCATGATATTTCGCACGCTGCTCATTGCAACAGATCGAAGCACAAATCCTGTGTCAATAACATTCAGATTCATCATCACTCGGATGTATTTGGAATACCATATACTCAGCCAATCGTTGGCATTGTTACGAAACAGGCATGCTGCATTTCGTCTCTTTTTATGACGCTCACTAATCTCCTCAAAGACTCTCATCCATTCGCCAGTGAGCTGCAAATTCGGTTAATTAAGGTCTCTATGGCGGCAGGCACCTGTTGCTGTTTTCCACCCAAAATGCTTATGACTAGTATCATAGCTCTTTTGAAAAGGCACGATCCGACAACTTATGCTCCAGTCGTGGCGTTTCTCGAGCGCATTTTCTTCAAGGAACTCGGTGCTTACATGGAATCGGATGTATGCACTACCTGCGACAGGTCTACAACATTTCCGTGGGACTTCTTGGAAATGTACGCAGATTTATTGGCGCCAGACGATCCGAAGCTATGTTACGCTATAATGGCCCATCTTCTAAAGATTGGGAGCTGTTCCAAGTTCCACGTTAGACGAGAATTGCTCTTGAAAGTATTCTACCCGACCTTCTTGAAAGCTAAAACCTATTACGCTGCTGACAAAGGGAACGTGACCGCAAAGTTTCTCATTCAGTCTTGTCTCTCCGCGATGTCCAGTCTGGTCGTGAACACGCAAATATGCGATGGGTTCACCGAGATTAATGGGTTGGAAGAAGCATTGACTTTATTATCGGATACAGCTTTTACACGTAATGTTTACGCTCTGTTGGAAATCACCGTCATTATTGAAATTTGGAAGACAAGTCTCGTAGAATGTGATTCAATAGAATCGGAGAAATCTTCACTTAAGTCTTTATTCCATTCCCTTGAAAAAGAAACCACTGAATTGTTACGTATTTTTGAAAATGCAGTAGATACCGTCGTCGAACAAGAATCGAACCTAATTTCTGACACGGAGTCGAAGGACCAAAACGTTGAGAATGCAAATGTTACCGTCGCGCAAAGCGATGTTCCAGAGGGACAGAACGAAGTGGAGGAAGGATTGATCGGTACAATATCATGCTTTCCAGAAGTGTTCGATAATTTTGAAGTCAGTGCATCGTGTCCCGAAATCGACAGCGATGCGGATGCAAGTAAAAAAGTTAATCTGTATCAAGCCAGTGCCGCGTGGAGAGCTGCGGCTGGGGTAGCTCTGTGTAgtccgaagtttcgcattcaattGTCCACGCACCCTGTTTCACAGAAGTCTTTACAACTTTTTAAAACGTTAGCCATTCATATTTCGACGGATAGTATTGCAGGTATGTTTATAAGGATGCGCAGAAGAGATTACACCAGATATAAAAGTATCtggatttacatttatatacttttatatttaTCTTCTTTTAGACACCAAATCAGCGCATAGACTCTTCGAGGCTTTGCTCACGTGCTGTTTAACATCCCCGTTGTGTAAGTAGATTTTATATAACGAACGTGAATCATAGACATTCTGTTCCACGGACTCTTTCGCTGCGAACAGCTGCGGATTAAAATCCTAATAAGCCACGCGAATTCGTTTGCCGTGAAAACAGTTCATAGAATGTCTGACACCAGTAAACATCTTGAGGTATCTTCTATTGTCGGTGAAGTGTACTTTCAATATAGGTGATTGCGACGTAATCATGGAACTGGGAAAAGCCCTGATGGACGCGGGCATAAAATTGGGTCGCGGACTGGCAGTTATCGTGGAAGTCTTGCTCAAAGTCTCTATGTTAAGACCGGCTCAAGAGGAAACTTTACCACAGTATTCTCGACCTAGAGTAAGCTTTATTGTATTTTTGCATTTACGCGAGCTAAATTTTGATGCCACTCCTTATTGTAGCTACCAACAATGACGTTAGATGCAATGCCTGACTGTGCCGTCGATGACAGTAGTACAGGAGAATACGTGACAGCTGACGATGGTTACGAGGCAGACGTAGAAGTAACAGGGCGAAATCCATATTGTAATACCGTAAAAAAGAGTAATTCTCTGGGACCAGTGGTTGAGCCCAGGGGCCACGCGAATGCGCATCCAGCATTATGCTCGTTAGCAGTCGATTTGTTAATTCATTTCAGTGAACAGTGAGTACTTATTGCAAAATATGATCGTTACATAAAAGAACTGTCATCTTTAAGTGATTTTTCTTGCAGAGGTTTGAATGCTGGGAAAAGTCCCATTATAACTGCTGGTTTAAGAAAAGTTGCAGTCACGTGCAGAGAAAGCGCCTCTAGTTGTGCCGCACTCGCAGGCTCTGGTGTAATTGCAAAAATGTTGAATGGTTTCAGAGATATATTCACCAGCACGGATACTCAACATCAAGGTATTTCCTAATACAAATTATATCTATAATGTTATTTATTAAATCTCTTTTATAATATTACTTAATAAAATATTCCAGATTTGCAACACGCAGTGCTAGAAGTGTTCACTTTGCTAGCGACACAATCCATTTCGCCGTCAGAGCTAGTCACGTACTTATCTTTATTCAAAGTCGAGGCGCCTCCGCTTCTACCATTGTTGGAGCCACTTTTTCATCTAGTTCTGGCTGCACGTCCGCAACCAAATTTTATCATATCGTTTCCCGTGTTTTCTGACGCGAGATTGCTATCGAAAACTCAATCGGAAGACTATAAGAATTTAGAGAAGGCTGAgaatcttgtaaataattttcggAGGAGACATCTTGCATCGGGCATATGCAGTCCCTGGTCTGTTCATGCAATGTGTCTACCAGTTGGTGCCGAATTGACCTGGCCAGTTTGGTTGCACGGTTGTTCCGTCTCCATGTGGTTAAGAGTTGAGAGAGGATTACCTGTCAGTGGCAAAGGAACAACAATTAATACGTCACCATTACTTGATTCAGACAGCGAAAGCTTGTCGGACTGGGGAATTTTGTCTGACAATTGGAGTCGGGAAGGTTGGTTTTTACGATGTTGAATATGGAACTAACAAATAATGGTGCATGCGTGTTTTAAACACTTCCTTCGAAATTTGTATAAATTTTAATTCGATAGTCGTTGCGGGTTTATCGTAAATCTAGCAATAAGTTGATTGTTTTTTATTCAACGCATGCTCTGCAAATTATCGTGGAAAGACCAATCGATGTCTGATCTTTTCTTGGGTACATCAGTCGTAGCAGGTTCAACATCTCCGCCTACACCAACATCGATtattcatttgatgtctatCGGATTTGAGTCTTTGGTGCTTGAAACATGGTTGGATCTTAGATCGGGTACTTTTAATACAGATTTTTAATGCAAGTTATGCATATTCTTTATATGTACACTGTATTctgttattttttattttcatttcagATAAATTAATTTTACGACTAACTCGACCAGATGGAAAAACGAATCGAACAATCTCGGAAACATCCATAACGGGTATGCTTCCTTCTGGTCGGTGGCATCATTTAGCATTGAATTTCAAAGACACTGTCTTAAACAAACGTAGCGCTGTGGTAGAAGTGGTGTTATGGGTAGATGGTTGGAGAGAAATCAATGCCCAATTACCATTTGATGGTCTCTTAGTGAGAAAGCCTGGAACTACATGTGTTTTACTAGGGCAAGTTGGATCCAGTACAATCGGTGCCTGGTATCTTGGAAACTTAATGGTGTTTAGGTACCCATCTTTATTATGTGATGTTAAGCTTTCAGTTGCTTATCATATTATGCGTACCTATCGTTGAATATTAACTTACAGGTGTCCCGTATTTACGAGGGAGAGAGCATTGTATCTGGCAGGTCTTGGACCTAATTACACTAATCTTGCAGAATGTGTTTTGAATACGGAGAAGCCAGATTTTGCACCATTAATCGCATCTGGCGCACTGGAGGGTGTACGAGAGATACGATTTGGTAAGTATTACAAAACACGAGCCTTCTATCTTTACTTCGGAATAACTAATCGCACATGTTCATGCATAATGCAGAAGGAGGAAAATTCGATACAAGTCGGAGGAAGTCGTACGGCGGGACATACTTAAGGCACGCCGTTGAAACTAAAGTATCCGAAACGCAAATTGATTGGGACGCAGTTATGGATGCAACAAATTCTCATCTGGGCGAATTGCAAGATAATCTGCTACTTAATTACGAGGCCCAAAATCCTAACATTGTTCATTTATATCCGCAAGCTATCGCAAATCCTGCCGGTAGGTTTATCAGCTTGGAAATTTGCATTAGTCATTATATGATTAAGTTACTTTTCTCATAAAAATTATATGCTCGTCTTTTTTAGCTGTGGTAAGAAACTTGTTTCCAGGGCAACCCGGTTTTAGGGTTGTCTCTGCCCCAGAGCATAGAGTCTCACAGCAACCGCCTTTATCTGTGGCTCCGATACTTTCCGCTCGGTTAGAATGCCAACAGTACAGAGGCCTTGTACCAGCTGCCACTTTGGTGGGCGGCGTACCTATATTTCTATATCTATTCGCAAGAGTAAGCACAAGAGATTTAACATTGaaaattagaaataattgcgATGCCTGTTAAACGAATTTATTGCACACAGGTAGTCGAATTAAACTCTAATGAGGAAGAGCAAGCCCTGGCTCTTTCGATAGTTTTACATCTAATACGGAACGATTCTGAACTTTTAAATCAATATCGATCAGAAGGTGGAACATCTTTGATACTACGCGTATTAGAATCACCACGATGCCACGCAGGTAGACATATTCTGAAAGCAATGTTAGACGCAGCTTGTGATAGTTCTATCCTAATAAAAGATATCGGTAGCGGCAATCATTCGGTTTCGCACAATTGCGAAGCTGTCATCACGGACCCTGAATTGATCAAAGGCGCGCTGACCGCGTGGAGAACGTGGGCGAGACATGATACGTTAAACTTACTGCTACAAGCATTGTTATTATTGTTAAAAGATCAGCATTCGCAGCGTGAGTTTAACGCGTCTCAATTAAACCGAGTCGGAATCGTTGATACCGTCTTAACATTGTGTAAGGTAAGTTTACACATATTCCTCATAAATATTTCGTTTTATATACAATTAATGCACTATAGAATTAATTTGATTCTCATCACAGGAGCATTTTATGTACGAAGAATTGGGTGCTGTGCTTGATTCCTCGACGGGAACTGCGGTAGTTGAATTAATAAGGGCACTTATGGGGGCACCACCAGAATTTGCTCATTTAGTAGCCATTACCGATTATTTAGTTTTGGTTCACCAAGCATCGGAAACTTACATCACGCACTCGAGGCACAATATATATTTTCTATTGCCTCCTATCATAGAGAAAAAAGTTGCCAAAATTACTTCCACGGCAATTTCTAGCTCTTCGGACGAATCGATAGGAACTCTAGAGAATAGTAAACTAAGCAAAGGTTTAACAAACACGCAGGTTGGTGTTTGTATTGATACATAGTAAAAAAGTTAATAGAAAAGTTGTTCCATTTGATGGACGTTACATTTATAGATACAGAAAAATAGAATGCCTAAGAGAAAAGAACGTCGAAACGGGCCTACGCAAGATACAAGCGCTGGAGAAGATTCAGGAATCGCTGCTAGTGACGGATCTAATCCTGTAAGTAATGTAAGTATGGtacaaatttcattgttaaTTAACTATAATCTACGGTAAATTTTCGTTATTTTATTTAGGAAAAACATTCTACATGGACAGACGAAAGAAAAGCGTGTCAAGGATTAGTTTGCGAAGGACTTTTATTGCTACTTCGAGATGCAGTTAGAGTTTTGCCTGATAGCCAAATTGGTTCGGTATTGAAACACGTTTTAAGAGCTGAACTTTTACTTGTGTTGGCTAATAATCCCGACACTAGAGTTCGTACAGCATTAATTAAGGTACGATTGAACATACCAAAAAGTGAGATTCCATTTTCGTGGATTGTAACGTCAATCGATTCACAGGTCGTTCAAACATATTTACAACGCGCTAGCGACGAAGAAGTCAACAGATTTATAAAACAAAAGTACTTTATGCATTTGGCGAATCAGATAGCATTATATCCCGGTAGTGAATCATTAGTGGTTGCTTTAGAAAATCTGGCTTTACGGGGACCAACATTGGCCGCAATGCCTCCGTTAATGGCTATGATCGCAAAAGCAGCAGCTACTGAATCAAATGTAGCTAGACCAATAGTATCGTTTATCACCGACATAATCGCAAAGGTACAGTAATGCAATCAGCGTTTcgtttattatataatatttacgaattctgtttaatttcagaatGCTAATGCTTTGAGAATGCTTTTGGAACAAGGTTTAGTCGAATCACTGGTTCAAGCTCTAGTGGGAGCTGCTCATAGGGGTGGTTCTACGTCTCTTTATCGCGATATACACGTGCTACTTGTGGCCATTGCTACCAAATTTTTAGAGTCTCCAGGAAGTCATCAGATGCAAGCTGTCTTGGACTTGCATCTGATATTAAATCACATGGAATTGAAAGAAAAATCGTTATGTGTTAAAAACAGGATCTGTGTAACAGTTGTAAGGGAAGCACAGGTAGCACTCTTTGACGGAGAACTTGATGTGCTCACAGCCAAAGTCTCGAATCAGTCAGGTTTCCGATTACGTAGTACGGCATCATATTTAGCTTCGGCATCCCATATAACCTCAGGTAATACTTGTATAGAAAATAGATCttcaaataaaatatattgATTAGATTCTTCATACATATTGTTTTCTAGTTTTTACAACATCCACTGATCAAAGCGATCACGGGTCTCCATCATCCAGCTATACGAGTTTACATGCACCTTCTGATACAAGTTTACGCGAACCAGGCAAAGGGGAATTGCTTGATAGGTTTCGCATCATTTTAACGCGTGCTGTAGAATTTATAACAGCAGCGGATGAATCACCCTCAGGCAATGAATTGCAATTAACTAAAAGATTATTTTCGATTCTTTTACACGACCTCTGTAATCCGCTGGAAAAGAGAAATCATTGGAGCAGTGGATGGTCAACCAGACACGCTTTAAGAAAATACACAGCTAAGATAATGGTATGGTTACTCGGACCACATCAGAGTAATAATACAAGGATATTTGCTGTCAGATCATTAATGGAGGAACCAAAAGCTCGTGAGATCTTATCCTCTCTGCTAGAAGTTCATCCGCAAGTAAGTTTATAGATTAGTGAATATTCGTTCTAGATTCAAGTTATTTACACTTATCTCTTTTTCAATACATTTGTACTAGGTAGAACAAAAGTTTACTGTATTCCTTTGGGATCTTTTGCAAAGACGCGATGAAATTCCTAGCGCTGATGCAAGAATATGTGTCGAATTGAAGGAAGCTTTAAATATATGGGACTTAGCAAAAGGAATAGAACATGCTAGCCCTGGAATATGGAACGAAGAATTAGCATTGCTAAGACGAGAGTTAATGAGAGATCGAGATATATGGATTGATAATAATCTTCCAGCAATTCAAAGGTAATACTCAAGTTCAAAGATATAACTAAATTCAGCTTCGTATACaggaatttttttattgctGTTTACTTAAAAAATGCTTTTTTATTAGGATCGCTAATAGATTTGATGAACTTGCTAAGCAACTAACAAAAagtgcaatgaatataacacgtACAGTTGTAGAGGAGCAAAATCGTGAACGTAAAGTATTAATGGAAAGACTGAAACATTCAAGAGCGATGGAAGCTCAAGCAATTGCTAAATGGAGAGATTTAGCAAGACGGCTAACGCACGAGAGAGCCCCTTGGCACTTTCCAGAGAGTTATCCTAGAAGTTGGGAACTAGATCCAACAGAGGGGCCTGCCAGAGTTCGAATACGATTACAACGATGTCACTTAAATATTGATAAACGATTCTTTATGGCGGAACATCAAGACAAACTAGGTCCGATTGCTGTTCTATTATAAGTTACTTCCATTTAATTTAACAACATTATaacgcattttttttttaatattcagaTGCGATTAAAATTGAAGCTCCTTTATCTTACTTATTCAAGACTGATCGACAAGATGCAAATGCTACAGCGTTAATTGAGCGACTGCATACTAGTGAGAGAATACGTAAAATGTCTCAAGTTAAAGTGGTTACACCCAGAGCTGAACTAGCTGGTGAAGTTCTCATTGGTGAAACCTGTCTTTACTTTGTTCCTGATAATCCTGACGTCCCGTTACATACAGATGTatgatttctttctttttgaAACATTTTATCATTCCACGAATCTATTGTTGTATATTTAATTGGACACGTTAAAATTACAGATAGCTTTGGGTGGCTTGGATTTGGCTATGGTCGGTGGTACAGCGTGGCGACTTGATGATATTCGCGAATTGCATAGAAGGAGATATCAGTTACAAGAAAGAGCTATCGAAATATTCCTTATCACAGGACGAACTTATTTACTAGCATTTAATTCCTCAAAGGTACATATAACGTAAAAGAGGTATATCACTCAGAACATTTAAAACAATAATGTACAATTTACAGGAGAGAGACGAATTTGTAACAGAGTTATCTGCTTGTAATTTACCAAGACGAATACCCGGTGATGATTTAAGCGAAGCTATTTCGTTATGGCGAAGTGGCGCACTAACGAATTGGGAATACATCACTTGTTTAAATAAGTTGGCCGGTCGATCGTACAATGATTTAATGCAGTACCCTGTTTTTCCATTTGTATTGGCAAATTATACAAGTGAGAAAATCGATCTAAATGATCCAAAAATTTATCGGTAAATATAAAGAATAAATGAGAAAAGAGGTACAATTGAaaaaatagtaacgaaataATATTGTTTTAGAAACTTTAAACGCCCTATGGCTGTGCAGGATAAAAAGAATGAACAACATTATATAAACAATTACAACGTAAGTGATTTAATTGCTAGTTGATTTCTGCCTTAACTCGAAATATTGTCTATAATTGTATTTATAATTTTACCTAATAGTACCTTAAGCAAGCTTTGTCAGAAGGGTTAAACTTAATTGCCTTAAATCAAGAACCGTTTCATTACGGATCGCATTATAGTAATTCTGGAACAGTACTCCATTTTTTGGTACGATTACCGCCATTCACTAGTATGTTTTTATGTTATCAAGGTAAATTGAATATCTTTTTTCACAGATACACGAAAAATATTAGTAGTAATACTTGATTTTAAttcaatttacttttatttttaaagaCGACAATTTTGATATTCCCGATCGAACATTTCATGCATTGGCTACTACATGGAGATTGACTAGTTGCGATTCAACAACAGACGTGAAAGAATTAATTCCCGAATTCTTTTATTTGCCTGAATTTTTATTGAACTCTGAAGGTATAACAAACAATTAATTATATCTCGAAACTAGTGGTACTTcagtaaaaaaatattatatccaaaACAAATGTTTTTCAAGGTTTTAATTTTGGAGTTCGACAAAATGGCAATCGAGTAGGAGATGTCGAATTACCAAAATGGTGCGGAGGTGATGCGCGACTTTTTATTCTCGCACAtagagcagcattagaaacagATCATGTCAGAGAAGTTTTACCCTATTGGATTGATCTAGTATTTGGGTTCAGACAAACTGGTAGACCAGCAGT from Xylocopa sonorina isolate GNS202 chromosome 2, iyXylSono1_principal, whole genome shotgun sequence harbors:
- the Mv gene encoding lysosomal-trafficking regulator mauve isoform X5, with the protein product MEHRNIQGLKLSGDRVTRCGSDPRRIPEDTFYPWFSFDEFMSYEEDTRLRTEDGDEDDEKEYEDRVGMSSALTNKLQILWDHFIHAEPQSYEKSSWLDIFLAELLAQVKEGRDIKDVLSFCSVGGGGVSTLIACELLSDVHELCAKRIDGDELVELKKYLAQDRGWRCLAVLQLLGVRGLSCGRELVALLVALYPVALQEGTSNKTAPASSNGSANSTAIAAVRNPYVKFYCNDDTVDTVDIVPHVKRKAARSNRNVVSHEGNVPSRRRTSHRYSIGAKVPVHHKQRSFGVLEARRNTPESASSESELLTDGVDQARSLTLKIRLNPMDFEYFTSVVRSDEEQKWQAALYELPVRPAKKTPRDYVDERIKDVLDAKISNFETSLLIIQLLQGLRDYDTPAEQTPAVQVLKFALDTLWSLQFGIDGTGLTGTECATLKAAAARLMLTALERVLRANEPTTAVIHNGLLPMTLRLLEDACSKPVNVLSPEEGSLLQEYIFATIYGIITFLYCLLHQQGTVIEKLSDFLELFQLFTESQDGKLVERTIFAIVDLPSVDPARSVSRAKKVIDMIGALTSGLKSVRHDISHAAHCNRSKHKSCVNNIQIHHHSDVFGIPYTQPIVGIVTKQACCISSLFMTLTNLLKDSHPFASELQIRLIKVSMAAGTCCCFPPKMLMTSIIALLKRHDPTTYAPVVAFLERIFFKELGAYMESDVCTTCDRSTTFPWDFLEMYADLLAPDDPKLCYAIMAHLLKIGSCSKFHVRRELLLKVFYPTFLKAKTYYAADKGNVTAKFLIQSCLSAMSSLVVNTQICDGFTEINGLEEALTLLSDTAFTRNVYALLEITVIIEIWKTSLVECDSIESEKSSLKSLFHSLEKETTELLRIFENAVDTVDQNVENANVTVAQSDVPEGQNEVEEGLIGTISCFPEVFDNFEVSASCPEIDSDADASKKVNLYQASAAWRAAAGVALCSPKFRIQLSTHPVSQKSLQLFKTLAIHISTDSIADTKSAHRLFEALLTCCLTSPLCDCDVIMELGKALMDAGIKLGRGLAVIVEVLLKVSMLRPAQEETLPQYSRPRLPTMTLDAMPDCAVDDSSTGEYVTADDGYEADVEVTGRNPYCNTVKKSNSLGPVVEPRGHANAHPALCSLAVDLLIHFSEQGLNAGKSPIITAGLRKVAVTCRESASSCAALAGSGVIAKMLNGFRDIFTSTDTQHQDLQHAVLEVFTLLATQSISPSELVTYLSLFKVEAPPLLPLLEPLFHLVLAARPQPNFIISFPVFSDARLLSKTQSEDYKNLEKAENLVNNFRRRHLASGICSPWSVHAMCLPVGAELTWPVWLHGCSVSMWLRVERGLPVSGKGTTINTSPLLDSDSESLSDWGILSDNWSREDQSMSDLFLGTSVVAGSTSPPTPTSIIHLMSIGFESLVLETWLDLRSDKLILRLTRPDGKTNRTISETSITGMLPSGRWHHLALNFKDTVLNKRSAVVEVVLWVDGWREINAQLPFDGLLVRKPGTTCVLLGQVGSSTIGAWYLGNLMVFRCPVFTRERALYLAGLGPNYTNLAECVLNTEKPDFAPLIASGALEGVREIRFEGGKFDTSRRKSYGGTYLRHAVETKVSETQIDWDAVMDATNSHLGELQDNLLLNYEAQNPNIVHLYPQAIANPAAVVRNLFPGQPGFRVVSAPEHRVSQQPPLSVAPILSARLECQQYRGLVPAATLVGGVPIFLYLFARVVELNSNEEEQALALSIVLHLIRNDSELLNQYRSEGGTSLILRVLESPRCHAGRHILKAMLDAACDSSILIKDIGSGNHSVSHNCEAVITDPELIKGALTAWRTWARHDTLNLLLQALLLLLKDQHSQREFNASQLNRVGIVDTVLTLCKEHFMYEELGAVLDSSTGTAVVELIRALMGAPPEFAHLVAITDYLVLVHQASETYITHSRHNIYFLLPPIIEKKVAKITSTAISSSSDESIGTLENSKLSKGLTNTQIQKNRMPKRKERRNGPTQDTSAGEDSGIAASDGSNPVSNEKHSTWTDERKACQGLVCEGLLLLLRDAVRVLPDSQIGSVLKHVLRAELLLVLANNPDTRVRTALIKVVQTYLQRASDEEVNRFIKQKYFMHLANQIALYPGSESLVVALENLALRGPTLAAMPPLMAMIAKAAATESNVARPIVSFITDIIAKNANALRMLLEQGLVESLVQALVGAAHRGGSTSLYRDIHVLLVAIATKFLESPGSHQMQAVLDLHLILNHMELKEKSLCVKNRICVTVVREAQVALFDGELDVLTAKVSNQSGFRLRSTASYLASASHITSVFTTSTDQSDHGSPSSSYTSLHAPSDTSLREPGKGELLDRFRIILTRAVEFITAADESPSGNELQLTKRLFSILLHDLCNPLEKRNHWSSGWSTRHALRKYTAKIMVWLLGPHQSNNTRIFAVRSLMEEPKAREILSSLLEVHPQVEQKFTVFLWDLLQRRDEIPSADARICVELKEALNIWDLAKGIEHASPGIWNEELALLRRELMRDRDIWIDNNLPAIQRIANRFDELAKQLTKSAMNITRTVVEEQNRERKVLMERLKHSRAMEAQAIAKWRDLARRLTHERAPWHFPESYPRSWELDPTEGPARVRIRLQRCHLNIDKRFFMAEHQDKLDAIKIEAPLSYLFKTDRQDANATALIERLHTSERIRKMSQVKVVTPRAELAGEVLIGETCLYFVPDNPDVPLHTDIALGGLDLAMVGGTAWRLDDIRELHRRRYQLQERAIEIFLITGRTYLLAFNSSKERDEFVTELSACNLPRRIPGDDLSEAISLWRSGALTNWEYITCLNKLAGRSYNDLMQYPVFPFVLANYTSEKIDLNDPKIYRNFKRPMAVQDKKNEQHYINNYNYLKQALSEGLNLIALNQEPFHYGSHYSNSGTVLHFLVRLPPFTSMFLCYQDDNFDIPDRTFHALATTWRLTSCDSTTDVKELIPEFFYLPEFLLNSEGFNFGVRQNGNRVGDVELPKWCGGDARLFILAHRAALETDHVREVLPYWIDLVFGFRQTGRPAVEAINVFHPATYYGFNVEQIADPLERQAWETMVRTYGQTPAQLFRVAHPLPIQNLGNTGVHSLVPQVIEGVNGIKWGNYVGAPGNEPVLCWKHKHRAPLTSLVPLMTGDVFGLPSYTTLLLGYTKEKGISMLGGTSVLGAALVSWGGTDGIARLKCKKEQPPRPLIKSSGLDPITILGSTPDCGQLWAGHLSGKITVHTYAVVTSKIDFSSTQSSVLLAHRNRVTTISLSRAFSIAVTGDASGVIVIWDLNSLTYVRSIFCDQSNPIRLLSISETLGDIAVTYEIPNTSDNTSSSQSELKVFTINARAVGSVLSRKKITALCYSNAPEGVSVNVIATGLDNGVIRLWSSWDLRLVREIINGIKGCGAVIAIAWALDQHHFYAVTDEFTVLIWEGSKRLSNGTPKFVNLTSL